A region from the Tsuneonella mangrovi genome encodes:
- a CDS encoding acyl-CoA dehydrogenase, with the protein MYTPATADQLLALSVNTGIDELAAHERFAAAEPDMVSAIVEGIGALAAGEWAPTNRVGDLEGAQLENGVVRLPDGFAEAYSDYVGQGWNAIAAPAEFGGQGLPFALATNVLENLGTANMAFTLLPILSVGAVEALYHHGSEAQKTTYLPRLVSGAWSGTMNLTEPQAGSDVGALRTTATPIEDGEHAGKYRIKGTKIFITWGEHELVENIIHLVLARLPGAPEGSRGISLFVVPKYFVNADGSLGGRNDLKCVSLEHKLGINASPTCVMSYGDNDECIGELVGAENRGLMAMFTMMNNARINVGNQGVQIAERATQQALRYASERIQSPRAGVGGKEPVAIIEHPDVRRMLLRMKALTEGARALLYYTAGQVDRGTLGDEAARMRAEVLVPLLKAWGTDVGCEVASIGVQVHGGMGFVEETGAAQHYRDARIAPIYEGTNGIQAADLVTRKLSLDGGAALDSLLADIARDSEGEPNLAALAEDCLAVAVWLRDTASLDDRLAGSVPFTTMCAVAVAGWQLSRQARAVAEGAAPSLAKSKPVTARFFLGHVVTEALGLKVSATAGAGLLYELDSAALAG; encoded by the coding sequence GTGTACACGCCCGCCACCGCCGACCAGTTGCTGGCCCTCTCGGTCAATACCGGGATCGACGAACTTGCCGCGCACGAGCGCTTTGCTGCGGCGGAACCCGACATGGTCTCCGCCATCGTCGAAGGAATCGGCGCGCTAGCGGCCGGCGAATGGGCCCCGACCAACCGGGTAGGCGACCTCGAAGGCGCACAACTGGAAAACGGCGTGGTCCGCTTGCCCGACGGATTTGCCGAGGCCTATTCCGACTACGTCGGGCAGGGCTGGAACGCGATTGCTGCACCTGCCGAATTCGGCGGGCAGGGATTGCCGTTCGCGCTTGCGACCAACGTGCTGGAAAACCTTGGCACTGCGAACATGGCGTTCACGCTGCTGCCGATCCTGTCGGTCGGCGCGGTCGAAGCGCTCTATCACCACGGCTCGGAAGCACAGAAGACGACATACCTGCCGAGGCTTGTCAGTGGCGCATGGTCGGGCACGATGAACCTGACCGAACCACAAGCCGGAAGTGACGTGGGCGCGCTGCGCACAACCGCGACCCCGATCGAGGATGGCGAGCATGCGGGCAAATATCGCATCAAGGGCACCAAGATATTCATCACCTGGGGCGAGCACGAACTGGTCGAGAACATCATCCACCTGGTGCTGGCGCGATTGCCCGGCGCGCCCGAGGGGAGCCGCGGCATCTCGCTGTTCGTCGTGCCCAAGTATTTCGTCAACGCCGACGGATCGCTGGGCGGGCGCAACGATCTCAAGTGCGTCAGCCTCGAGCACAAGCTCGGCATCAACGCCTCGCCCACCTGCGTGATGAGCTACGGCGACAACGACGAATGTATTGGCGAACTGGTCGGTGCGGAGAACCGCGGATTGATGGCAATGTTCACGATGATGAACAACGCGCGCATCAATGTCGGCAACCAGGGCGTGCAGATCGCCGAGCGCGCGACGCAGCAGGCGCTGAGGTATGCCAGCGAGCGAATTCAGTCGCCCCGCGCCGGTGTGGGCGGCAAGGAACCGGTCGCGATCATCGAGCACCCCGACGTGCGGCGGATGCTGCTGCGGATGAAAGCGCTGACCGAAGGTGCGCGCGCGCTGCTCTACTATACCGCGGGACAAGTCGACCGGGGAACTCTGGGCGACGAAGCTGCTCGGATGCGCGCCGAAGTCCTGGTTCCGCTGCTCAAGGCATGGGGCACTGACGTCGGCTGCGAAGTCGCAAGCATCGGGGTGCAAGTCCATGGCGGGATGGGCTTCGTCGAGGAGACTGGCGCCGCGCAGCACTATCGCGACGCGCGGATCGCCCCGATTTATGAAGGAACCAACGGGATCCAGGCGGCCGATCTCGTCACCCGCAAGCTCAGCCTCGACGGCGGCGCTGCGCTCGATAGCCTGTTGGCGGATATCGCTCGCGACAGTGAGGGCGAGCCGAACCTTGCTGCGCTGGCCGAAGATTGCCTAGCGGTTGCCGTATGGCTGCGCGATACCGCCAGCCTCGATGACCGGCTTGCCGGAAGCGTGCCGTTCACGACAATGTGTGCCGTAGCAGTCGCCGGATGGCAGCTCTCGCGCCAGGCACGGGCTGTCGCAGAAGGAGCCGCGCCTTCGCTCGCGAAGTCCAAGCCGGTCACCGCGCGGTTCTTCCTCGGTCACGTGGTGACCGAAGCGCTGGGGCTCAAGGTGTCTGCAACCGCCGGAGCGGGCCTGCTCTACGAACTCGACAGCGCGGCACTGGCGGGATGA